In Schistocerca gregaria isolate iqSchGreg1 chromosome 9, iqSchGreg1.2, whole genome shotgun sequence, a single genomic region encodes these proteins:
- the LOC126292098 gene encoding uncharacterized protein LOC126292098 isoform X2: MSQDRKMARVPAGRDREKHRSSSPKLRGSGGAGRSSSGRVGKTQVKKSASDRKLESQKLRLAAREIRSDRRHTVKKKNTSKVQKQVPKADSTPTVAEGKVTEDEALYKQNMLITPDSERKCSAREIEKIREALVDALKPLEDGCFPQFYNSNNSQGVLVLTCANEQTKQWLERTVPLLKPWDGAKLCVKPKGEVARGTKVLFKTPKLFAKTDPKKILLMLSTQNKTLETRTWRNVSAKSDSSGQTLVYLVDNRSLEAIRALKNKAYLGLGNVELVILDEEDSKQDSVDADVKNEAEDGKDTAPAEKAQVS, from the exons ATGTCTCAAGACAGAAAAATGGCAAG AGTACCAGCAGGAAGGGATAGAGAGAAGCATCGGTCTTCAAGCCCAAAATTACGAGGCTCAGGAG GTGCTGGGCGCTCATCTTCAGGAAGAGTAGGGAAGACACAAGTGAAGAAATCTGCTTCAGACCGGAAACTCGAGTCTCAAAAATTAAGATTAGCTGCTAGAGAAATAAGATCCGACCGACGACACACAGTTAAGAAGAAGAATACGTCGAAAGTACAAAAGCAGGTTCCGAAAGCTGACAGTACGCCAACAGTTGCAGAAGGAAAGGTGACTGAAGATGAAGCGCTGTACAAACAGAATATGTTGATAACACCAGATTCCGAGCGAAAATGTTCAGCACGTGAAATCGAAAAAATCAGAGAAGCACTCGTAGACGCTCTCAAACCTCTCGAGGACGGGTGTTTTCCACAGTTTTACAATTCTAACAATTCCCAGGGTGTTCTCGTCCTTACGTGTGCCAACGAGCAGACAAAGCAGTGGCTGGAGAGAACTGTGCCCCTGCTGAAGCCGTGGGACGGTGCGAAGCTCTGTGTAAAGCCTAAGGGGGAAGTCGCACGAGGGACTAAGGTACTATTTAAGACACCAAAGTTGTTTGCCAAGACAGACCCCAAAAAGATCTTGTTGATGCTCAGCACTCAAAACAAGACTCTAGAGACCAGGACGTGGAGGAACGTTAGTGCGAAATCCGATTCGTCGGGCCAGACTCTGGTCTATTTAGTCGACAATCGGAGTCTCGAAGCCATCCGAGCCTTGAAGAATAAAGCGTATCTCGGATTGGGCAATGTTGAGTTAGTTATCTTAGATGAGGAGGACAGCAAGCAGGACTCTGTAGATGCAGACGTGAAAAATGAGGCGGAAGATGGCAAGGACACGGCTCCCGCAGAAAAAGCTCAAGTGTCGTGA
- the LOC126291481 gene encoding uncharacterized protein LOC126291481 — protein sequence MGKKSKFTLHLVKQADNGSYRIKSLEEDSSQVPPCPAPKERVDLQNEDNVKKEANTEVNSTSEFESLFKHSSKDDMFSGSSDVYDPDKNKNDHSSNNSTENNNDEVDVRVTSTKQYHKRKSNQPLQSLQKEKCMRGQDYLGKKMSLQKESNNEQK from the exons ATGGGTAAAAAGAGTAAATTCACTCTTCACCTTGTGAAACAAGCCGACAATGGGTCATATCGTATAAAATCACTGGAAGAAGATTCTAGTCAGGTTCCTCCTTGTCCTGCACCAAAGGAAAGAGTAGACCTACAAAATGAAG ataatgtgaaaaaagaagccAATACAGAGGTGAATTCCACTTCTGAGTTTGAAAGTCTTTTCAAACACAGCAGCAAGGATGATATGTTCAGTGGCAGTAGTGATGTTTATGATCCCGATAAAAACAAAAATGACCATAGCAGTAACAACAGCACGGAAAATAACAATGATGAAGTTGATGTGAGAGTAACAAGTACAAAGCAGTACCATAAAAGGAAAAGCAATCAACCACTTCAAAGCTTGCAGAAAGAAAAATGTATGAGGGGACAGGATTATTTAGGCAAAAAGATGAGTTTGCAAAAAGAGTCCAACAATGAGCAGAAGTAG
- the LOC126292098 gene encoding uncharacterized protein LOC126292098 isoform X1 produces the protein MCPSLHIVPVYNSAFFLYNDAVTCLIMSQDRKMARVPAGRDREKHRSSSPKLRGSGGAGRSSSGRVGKTQVKKSASDRKLESQKLRLAAREIRSDRRHTVKKKNTSKVQKQVPKADSTPTVAEGKVTEDEALYKQNMLITPDSERKCSAREIEKIREALVDALKPLEDGCFPQFYNSNNSQGVLVLTCANEQTKQWLERTVPLLKPWDGAKLCVKPKGEVARGTKVLFKTPKLFAKTDPKKILLMLSTQNKTLETRTWRNVSAKSDSSGQTLVYLVDNRSLEAIRALKNKAYLGLGNVELVILDEEDSKQDSVDADVKNEAEDGKDTAPAEKAQVS, from the exons ATGATGCAGTGACATGCCTAATTATGTCTCAAGACAGAAAAATGGCAAG AGTACCAGCAGGAAGGGATAGAGAGAAGCATCGGTCTTCAAGCCCAAAATTACGAGGCTCAGGAG GTGCTGGGCGCTCATCTTCAGGAAGAGTAGGGAAGACACAAGTGAAGAAATCTGCTTCAGACCGGAAACTCGAGTCTCAAAAATTAAGATTAGCTGCTAGAGAAATAAGATCCGACCGACGACACACAGTTAAGAAGAAGAATACGTCGAAAGTACAAAAGCAGGTTCCGAAAGCTGACAGTACGCCAACAGTTGCAGAAGGAAAGGTGACTGAAGATGAAGCGCTGTACAAACAGAATATGTTGATAACACCAGATTCCGAGCGAAAATGTTCAGCACGTGAAATCGAAAAAATCAGAGAAGCACTCGTAGACGCTCTCAAACCTCTCGAGGACGGGTGTTTTCCACAGTTTTACAATTCTAACAATTCCCAGGGTGTTCTCGTCCTTACGTGTGCCAACGAGCAGACAAAGCAGTGGCTGGAGAGAACTGTGCCCCTGCTGAAGCCGTGGGACGGTGCGAAGCTCTGTGTAAAGCCTAAGGGGGAAGTCGCACGAGGGACTAAGGTACTATTTAAGACACCAAAGTTGTTTGCCAAGACAGACCCCAAAAAGATCTTGTTGATGCTCAGCACTCAAAACAAGACTCTAGAGACCAGGACGTGGAGGAACGTTAGTGCGAAATCCGATTCGTCGGGCCAGACTCTGGTCTATTTAGTCGACAATCGGAGTCTCGAAGCCATCCGAGCCTTGAAGAATAAAGCGTATCTCGGATTGGGCAATGTTGAGTTAGTTATCTTAGATGAGGAGGACAGCAAGCAGGACTCTGTAGATGCAGACGTGAAAAATGAGGCGGAAGATGGCAAGGACACGGCTCCCGCAGAAAAAGCTCAAGTGTCGTGA